One Limibacter armeniacum DNA window includes the following coding sequences:
- a CDS encoding RagB/SusD family nutrient uptake outer membrane protein has translation MKKLYTYIVSMMLGLTLLSSCDNYLEQVSPDQPTTDQTWVSYEAAEKYLASAYSYMQANGWRYHEYFYLPQNFRADDIQPENGTTAWNYLARIVGFNNTASDGVPAVMWDYWYKGLKLTNDVIANAPSMEMISQEERDELVAEAKFLRAWYHFNLLKNFHNVILVTNVAETPEELQLPAVSRAEVYQQIEEDLMFAAANLPLKWEQEYWGRATANAANAYLGKVLLYQGKWQASLDALNKVEGHDLVSASAFRGMFDGTSEVNEEVIFSRGYTSEQLDALSLYHQLGVAMAPGELNGGWYMASISEYFMGALEAGDIRTAATVLQNGETFDGEVINFNNPDFKMMIKYVESLDAITTNRSTVDLIFMRYADVMLMQAEAMYELGNDTEALAKVNSIRERANLAALTGVTGTALQDEIRKQRMIELVGEGQRYYDLVRWGIVKDQLNAAGQKYADNFEDKHEYFPIPLEEVQRNPNINPTPGF, from the coding sequence ATGAAAAAGCTATATACATATATCGTATCGATGATGCTGGGCTTGACATTGCTAAGCTCATGCGACAACTACTTGGAGCAGGTTTCTCCTGATCAGCCGACTACTGACCAGACTTGGGTAAGCTACGAGGCTGCCGAAAAATATTTGGCAAGTGCTTATTCCTATATGCAGGCAAATGGCTGGAGGTACCATGAGTACTTCTATCTTCCGCAGAACTTCAGGGCAGACGATATCCAGCCGGAAAACGGAACTACTGCTTGGAACTATCTAGCACGTATTGTTGGCTTCAACAATACGGCTTCTGACGGTGTTCCTGCTGTAATGTGGGATTACTGGTACAAGGGACTCAAGCTAACCAATGATGTAATCGCCAATGCGCCTTCCATGGAGATGATCTCTCAGGAAGAAAGGGATGAACTGGTGGCAGAGGCAAAGTTCCTTCGTGCTTGGTACCATTTCAACTTGTTGAAGAACTTCCACAATGTGATTCTTGTAACGAATGTTGCCGAAACTCCTGAGGAATTGCAGTTGCCAGCTGTATCAAGAGCAGAAGTTTACCAGCAGATTGAGGAAGACCTGATGTTTGCAGCAGCAAACCTTCCACTGAAATGGGAGCAGGAATATTGGGGTAGGGCTACAGCCAATGCAGCCAATGCTTATTTGGGAAAAGTCCTGCTTTATCAAGGTAAGTGGCAGGCTTCACTGGATGCCCTGAACAAAGTGGAAGGACATGACTTGGTAAGTGCTTCAGCATTCAGGGGTATGTTTGACGGTACCAGTGAGGTAAATGAGGAAGTGATTTTCTCAAGAGGTTATACAAGTGAGCAACTGGATGCCCTTTCACTTTACCACCAGCTGGGTGTGGCAATGGCACCAGGAGAGTTGAACGGTGGCTGGTACATGGCGTCCATCTCTGAGTACTTTATGGGTGCGCTGGAAGCAGGGGATATCAGAACTGCTGCTACGGTATTGCAGAATGGTGAAACTTTCGATGGAGAAGTGATCAACTTCAACAACCCTGACTTTAAGATGATGATCAAGTATGTGGAATCACTGGATGCCATCACGACCAACAGAAGTACAGTGGACTTGATCTTTATGCGTTATGCAGATGTAATGCTGATGCAGGCAGAGGCAATGTATGAACTGGGTAATGACACAGAGGCACTGGCAAAAGTCAATAGCATCCGTGAAAGGGCAAACCTTGCAGCGCTGACAGGTGTAACAGGTACAGCCTTGCAGGATGAGATCAGAAAGCAAAGAATGATCGAGTTGGTAGGAGAAGGACAAAGATACTACGACTTAGTAAGATGGGGAATTGTAAAAGATCAGCTGAATGCAGCTGGTCAGAAGTATGCTGACAATTTTGAGGATAAGCACGAGTATTTCCCGATTCCATTAGAAGAGGTACAACGTAACCCAAATATAAACCCAACGCCTGGATTCTAG
- a CDS encoding SusC/RagA family TonB-linked outer membrane protein codes for MNQLMFYSRNIGFGRYVATFVVLLLFSANTWAQEGKVIRGSVKDENGMGIPGASILVKGTTKGTVSDYEGKYSLNIPSYNTVLTFSYIGYISQDVTVTANQTIYDVQLQVDAQELDEIVVVGYGVQKKSDLTSAVSTVKAEEANKIAAASPAQMLQGRTSGVSVINAGSPGSAPYIKIRGLSSFGDVQPLYVIDGIPGGDISMIAPNDIASFEILKDGAAAAIYGSLAANGVVLVTTKSGKKNQPTKVDFSMYAGVQKAASKMPMANAEEWYAVMKQSYDNSIADGSLTTAQLPLYLQQGSGFDLNNFANTDWQDATLQTGTIQNYAVGLSGGGEFANYNLSMNYFNQEGVVMNTGTERYNFRYKSTIEKGKLKVLPNIFYNHQETDNNTINMGNMLRSMSMVPIYDETKESGYGYINEFDIRSGANPVGQSNIIDSQSEKDQLQVNMGLHYQVFSDLTLIGNIGYAKSFYQSRYSFPQYTLASDTRRQDPYLQEYRSEWVDLNYDFTVNYSKEFDKHSVSAMAGIVGYKYDFQNVDMNVTGGAMFPDFGGLTPSFGGMQAGDFIGSGGFETVTRFSVMSRINYSYADKYLLQATVRTDGSSKFGPNNRWGTFPSVSAAWKISNEEFFGGLTDIFTELKLRGSYGILGRETTLGAYSKQALVESGYWYVWNNMPIGGIASFEMANADLAWEESKTMNIGLDAGLFDDRLYGTLNYYRNDSESLLMREPNTPPSAGTEPPIVNLGTISNSGIELELGFRGSVGELKYDLSGNLTTIKNEVVSLGSSEGMLPGDDIAYAGAQTFSAVAAPVSQFYMYKTNGIFQSEEQVNGYTGPEGGLIQPDAKPGDVIYVDVNGDGIIDSNDITDVGSPLPTFEYGFNVGLNYKGFDLSMFFQGVSGNKILNVNAYEMEAPNSGFNVSSDLLNAWTPTNTGTDIPRNVQVDNNNNYMMSDRFLENGAYFRMKNIQIGYELPKATLSKINFSKMRIYLNADNLFTITDYKGYDPEIVPSNALTQGIDYGRYPMYQTFTAGVQVTF; via the coding sequence ATGAATCAACTGATGTTTTACTCCAGAAATATCGGCTTCGGTCGGTATGTTGCTACTTTCGTAGTGCTCCTGCTGTTCAGTGCCAATACTTGGGCACAGGAAGGCAAAGTCATTCGAGGATCGGTAAAAGATGAAAATGGAATGGGAATTCCTGGTGCGAGTATCCTCGTAAAGGGAACGACCAAAGGAACAGTTTCCGACTATGAAGGAAAATACTCATTGAACATCCCTTCATATAACACCGTATTGACTTTTTCATATATTGGTTACATTTCTCAGGATGTGACCGTTACTGCTAATCAAACTATTTACGATGTTCAGTTGCAGGTAGATGCACAAGAATTGGATGAGATCGTAGTGGTAGGTTATGGTGTACAGAAGAAAAGTGACCTGACAAGTGCTGTTTCGACCGTAAAGGCAGAAGAAGCGAACAAGATTGCAGCAGCGTCACCTGCTCAAATGCTTCAGGGACGTACTTCTGGTGTATCTGTGATCAATGCAGGTTCTCCAGGCTCAGCTCCTTACATCAAGATTCGTGGCTTAAGCTCTTTCGGAGATGTACAGCCTCTTTATGTGATTGACGGTATTCCGGGTGGTGATATTTCCATGATTGCCCCTAACGATATCGCTTCATTTGAAATCCTGAAAGACGGTGCGGCAGCGGCTATTTACGGTTCGTTAGCTGCAAATGGAGTAGTATTGGTAACCACTAAGTCAGGCAAGAAAAATCAGCCTACAAAAGTAGATTTCAGCATGTATGCGGGTGTGCAAAAGGCAGCATCCAAAATGCCGATGGCAAATGCAGAAGAGTGGTATGCGGTGATGAAGCAATCTTATGACAACTCGATTGCAGATGGTTCACTGACTACAGCTCAATTGCCACTTTACCTTCAGCAGGGATCAGGCTTTGACCTGAACAACTTTGCCAATACGGATTGGCAGGATGCAACCTTGCAGACGGGGACTATCCAAAACTATGCAGTAGGTCTGTCAGGTGGTGGTGAATTCGCCAACTATAACCTTTCAATGAACTACTTCAATCAGGAAGGGGTAGTGATGAACACAGGAACGGAGCGTTACAACTTCCGCTACAAGTCAACTATTGAGAAAGGCAAGCTGAAGGTATTGCCAAATATCTTCTACAACCATCAGGAAACGGATAACAATACCATCAATATGGGCAATATGCTTCGCTCAATGTCAATGGTGCCGATCTATGATGAGACAAAGGAATCAGGCTACGGCTACATCAACGAATTCGATATTAGAAGTGGTGCCAACCCGGTAGGACAGTCCAATATCATTGACAGCCAAAGCGAAAAGGATCAGCTTCAGGTAAATATGGGCTTGCACTATCAGGTATTTTCCGACCTGACACTGATCGGTAACATCGGTTATGCAAAGTCATTCTACCAAAGCAGGTACTCGTTCCCGCAATACACATTGGCATCTGATACAAGACGTCAGGATCCTTACTTGCAAGAGTACAGATCAGAATGGGTAGACTTGAACTACGACTTTACTGTCAACTATTCGAAGGAATTTGATAAACACTCAGTATCGGCAATGGCGGGTATCGTAGGTTACAAGTACGACTTCCAGAATGTGGACATGAATGTAACAGGCGGAGCCATGTTTCCTGATTTTGGTGGTCTTACTCCATCTTTTGGCGGTATGCAGGCAGGTGACTTTATTGGTAGCGGAGGCTTCGAGACCGTGACCAGATTTAGTGTGATGAGCCGAATCAACTATAGCTATGCAGACAAATACCTTTTGCAGGCGACAGTGAGAACAGATGGTTCTTCCAAGTTTGGACCTAACAACCGTTGGGGTACATTCCCTTCCGTTTCAGCAGCATGGAAAATCAGTAACGAGGAATTCTTCGGCGGTCTGACGGACATCTTTACAGAACTGAAACTGAGAGGTTCTTACGGCATCTTGGGTAGAGAGACAACATTGGGTGCTTATTCAAAGCAGGCATTGGTAGAAAGCGGTTACTGGTATGTATGGAACAATATGCCGATTGGTGGTATTGCCTCATTCGAGATGGCAAATGCTGACTTGGCTTGGGAAGAATCCAAAACAATGAACATCGGTTTGGATGCAGGTTTGTTTGACGACAGGTTATATGGTACGTTGAACTACTACAGAAATGATTCGGAGTCACTGTTAATGAGAGAGCCAAACACTCCTCCTTCTGCTGGTACAGAACCTCCGATTGTCAACCTTGGTACGATCTCCAACAGCGGTATTGAACTGGAACTAGGTTTCAGAGGTAGCGTAGGTGAATTGAAATATGACCTTTCAGGAAACCTGACTACAATCAAGAATGAAGTGGTTTCATTGGGTAGCAGCGAAGGAATGTTGCCTGGTGATGATATTGCCTATGCAGGTGCACAGACATTCTCGGCTGTAGCAGCACCAGTTTCTCAGTTCTACATGTACAAGACAAACGGTATCTTCCAGTCAGAGGAGCAGGTTAATGGCTACACTGGTCCTGAAGGAGGACTGATTCAGCCGGATGCCAAACCAGGAGATGTTATCTATGTGGATGTAAACGGTGACGGTATCATTGATTCCAACGATATCACAGATGTAGGCTCACCACTGCCAACATTTGAGTATGGTTTCAATGTAGGACTGAACTACAAAGGTTTCGACCTGTCTATGTTCTTCCAAGGAGTTTCAGGAAACAAGATTCTGAATGTGAATGCTTACGAAATGGAAGCACCTAACTCAGGTTTCAATGTTTCTTCAGACCTATTGAATGCATGGACACCAACCAATACAGGTACGGATATCCCAAGAAACGTACAGGTGGATAATAATAACAACTACATGATGTCTGACAGGTTCCTTGAAAACGGTGCTTACTTCAGAATGAAGAACATCCAGATCGGATACGAGCTTCCAAAAGCTACACTGAGCAAGATCAACTTCTCAAAAATGAGAATTTATCTGAATGCGGATAACCTGTTCACGATCACAGATTACAAAGGTTATGACCCTGAAATCGTTCCATCCAATGCCCTGACGCAAGGTATTGATTACGGAAGATACCCGATGTATCAGACATTCACTGCTGGTGTTCAAGTAACCTTCTAA
- a CDS encoding lysine exporter LysO family protein gives MKGTFITLGCFVAGCGLTLLGLIPEFFLENDLSTYALYLLMGLVGLSIGLDTESSKILKSANLGLVLVPVSIGVGSIIGAGVAYLLIGESFREGMAVGAGFGYYSLSSIYISNIYSNTLGVIALMSNISRELLTLLLAPVIVKMAGGMSLVASAGATSMDTTLPVITQYSGKQYVVVSLFSGIALTIAVPFLISLIL, from the coding sequence ATGAAAGGAACATTCATCACTTTGGGATGCTTTGTGGCAGGTTGCGGACTGACTCTATTAGGACTAATACCGGAATTCTTTCTGGAAAATGACCTCAGCACTTACGCCCTTTACCTGCTGATGGGACTGGTTGGCTTAAGCATTGGTTTGGATACGGAATCATCCAAAATCCTGAAGTCCGCTAACCTTGGGCTGGTACTGGTACCCGTTTCCATTGGGGTAGGGAGCATCATCGGGGCAGGTGTCGCTTACCTACTGATCGGGGAAAGTTTCAGGGAAGGCATGGCTGTCGGTGCAGGCTTTGGTTACTACAGCTTGTCGAGTATCTATATCTCCAATATTTACAGCAATACGTTAGGGGTGATCGCCCTGATGTCCAATATATCACGTGAGCTGCTGACTTTGTTGCTCGCACCTGTGATCGTGAAGATGGCAGGAGGAATGTCTCTCGTTGCTTCGGCAGGTGCTACCTCTATGGATACCACCTTGCCGGTTATTACACAGTACTCAGGAAAGCAATATGTGGTGGTATCGCTGTTCAGTGGTATTGCCCTTACCATAGCCGTACCTTTCCTGATCTCGCTGATTTTATAG
- a CDS encoding LysO family transporter: METLLFLGAGIIIGRLLIGKGIQLGKVEKAIGFVIWGLLFFLGIAVGNNSEVVTNLHLIGGKALVLTLGSVLGSILFSYFVYLKFFR, from the coding sequence ATGGAAACACTACTGTTTCTTGGCGCAGGAATCATCATCGGTCGATTGCTTATAGGGAAAGGCATTCAGCTCGGTAAAGTTGAAAAAGCCATTGGCTTTGTGATCTGGGGACTACTTTTTTTCCTCGGGATTGCAGTCGGCAACAATTCGGAAGTGGTTACCAACCTTCACCTGATTGGTGGAAAAGCATTGGTACTGACATTGGGCAGTGTGTTGGGCAGTATCCTGTTCTCCTATTTCGTTTACCTTAAATTTTTCAGATAG
- a CDS encoding glycoside hydrolase family 2 TIM barrel-domain containing protein: protein MITKGIRITRHMLLTALLMVQLFSAKGQQVPDWENPNVFSVNMEAPRAIFYTFDSKEEALKKDWQESSNYKSLNGMWKFHWSVAPTKRPVAFYQEDFDISNWDSIAVPSNIELQGYSAPIYTDVPYPFDPNPPFVPVDHNPVGSYRHSFTLPSGWKNDPIFIHFGAVNSAMYLWINGEKVGYGQGSKTPMVFNISKYLREGENSIAVELYRFSDGSYLEDQDMWKMSGIERDVYLYRRPATHIHDFFVHASLDENYQNGILDIQVTQKHLNANPNPNPYQLEAELIGESGNILYRKNQKVKPKGAVSNVKFHSVLTGVKPWTAETPNLYDLRLTLKDKTGKVLESTVRSIGFRKVEIRNRQLLVNGNPVTIRGVNRHEHSAYNGNIITEAEMVRDIELMQQFNINAVRASHYPNHAKWYELCDRYGMYVVDEANIESHGMGYGEKSLAKDTTWLAAHLNRTQRMLERTKNHPSVIIWSLGNEAGDGINFEKTSEWIKSRDQSRPVQYEQAKSLPHTDITAPMYATIDWMKEYISGDYTKPYILCEYAHAMGNSVGNLQGYWDLIDSEPSLQGGFIWDWADQTFVQENYRGEKFYAYGGDLGYVGISNDSSFCANGLVTSDRKVNPHTWEVKKVYQPLKVLADDPANGKFKLWNRFNFATSAHYTLSYSIEKNGKTISEQALEMPLVQPQDTVNITVELPSLPETFGTEYMIRFHIKTAKKIGLLPEGFEIGWDQFALQQFAKEVVEAPQGKLELEELDETIEVKGENFSLSFDRNSGNLSSWTVAGKELLETPLRPNFWRAPTENDLAWDMRTKLGIWKNIGKATQATSIETVRKDNSIELNIRQQLEVDSSSVTTVYHIYANGDLELDVHFDLANLPIVPRVGLSMQLKGEYDQMQWLGRGPLESYADRKDGMAIGHYTSTVWEQYFPYVRPQENGQKTDVRWISLLNKQQQGILIVADQPLSVTAQHFDPKQLEHDGMRTMSHGTDVKPENLIYVNIDLMQMGLGGDTSWGWRAQAHPEFRIPAAAYHYSFRLSPITGTFNPEQQTVYSYTTSKEK from the coding sequence ATGATTACAAAAGGTATTCGCATAACAAGGCATATGTTATTGACGGCTTTGTTGATGGTACAGCTTTTCTCTGCAAAAGGGCAGCAGGTTCCCGACTGGGAAAATCCAAATGTGTTTTCCGTTAACATGGAAGCACCAAGGGCGATTTTCTATACTTTCGATTCAAAGGAAGAAGCTTTGAAGAAAGACTGGCAGGAATCTTCCAACTACAAGTCGTTGAATGGCATGTGGAAATTCCATTGGTCAGTAGCGCCTACCAAAAGACCTGTGGCGTTTTATCAGGAGGATTTTGATATCAGTAATTGGGACAGCATAGCGGTTCCATCCAATATTGAGCTTCAGGGTTATAGCGCTCCCATTTACACGGATGTGCCTTACCCGTTTGATCCGAATCCACCTTTTGTACCCGTTGACCATAATCCTGTCGGGTCGTACAGGCATTCGTTTACATTGCCTTCAGGTTGGAAAAATGATCCGATATTTATCCATTTCGGGGCTGTCAATTCAGCGATGTATTTGTGGATCAATGGAGAAAAAGTGGGTTATGGACAAGGCAGTAAAACCCCAATGGTCTTCAATATCTCAAAATACCTGAGAGAAGGAGAAAACAGCATTGCAGTAGAGCTGTACCGTTTTAGTGATGGCTCTTATCTGGAAGATCAGGATATGTGGAAAATGAGCGGCATTGAGCGAGATGTGTACCTTTACAGACGTCCTGCTACCCATATCCATGACTTCTTTGTCCATGCATCATTAGACGAAAACTATCAGAACGGAATACTGGATATTCAAGTAACCCAAAAACACCTTAATGCAAATCCAAATCCAAATCCTTATCAGTTGGAAGCGGAACTGATTGGAGAATCAGGCAATATTCTTTATAGGAAGAATCAAAAAGTAAAGCCGAAAGGAGCGGTTTCTAATGTCAAATTTCATTCAGTCCTGACAGGTGTAAAACCTTGGACTGCTGAAACACCCAACCTGTATGACTTGCGCCTGACCTTGAAAGACAAGACGGGTAAAGTGCTGGAATCAACAGTTCGCAGCATTGGTTTCCGCAAGGTGGAAATCAGGAACAGGCAGCTGCTCGTAAATGGTAACCCCGTTACGATCAGAGGTGTCAACCGTCATGAGCATTCTGCTTACAATGGCAATATCATCACGGAAGCGGAGATGGTCAGGGATATTGAGCTGATGCAGCAATTCAATATCAATGCGGTACGTGCAAGTCACTACCCGAACCATGCGAAATGGTATGAGCTATGTGACCGTTACGGTATGTATGTGGTGGATGAAGCCAATATTGAATCCCACGGAATGGGTTATGGAGAAAAGTCTTTGGCAAAAGATACCACTTGGCTGGCAGCCCATCTGAACCGTACGCAAAGGATGTTGGAGCGCACCAAAAACCATCCTTCCGTGATCATTTGGTCACTAGGAAATGAGGCTGGAGATGGGATCAACTTTGAGAAAACGTCTGAATGGATCAAAAGCAGGGATCAATCAAGACCTGTACAATATGAGCAGGCAAAGTCCCTTCCGCATACTGATATCACAGCACCAATGTATGCGACTATCGATTGGATGAAGGAATACATTTCTGGTGATTATACCAAACCTTATATCCTTTGCGAATATGCCCATGCAATGGGTAATAGTGTCGGAAACTTGCAAGGTTATTGGGATCTGATTGACAGCGAGCCGAGCCTGCAAGGTGGTTTTATCTGGGATTGGGCAGACCAAACCTTTGTACAGGAAAACTATCGAGGCGAAAAATTCTACGCCTATGGCGGAGATTTGGGTTATGTGGGCATCTCAAATGATTCCTCGTTCTGTGCGAATGGACTGGTGACGAGTGACCGAAAGGTGAACCCGCATACTTGGGAAGTGAAGAAAGTCTACCAGCCATTGAAAGTGTTGGCGGATGATCCTGCCAATGGAAAATTCAAGCTTTGGAACAGGTTCAATTTTGCAACATCAGCGCATTATACCCTTAGCTATTCAATTGAGAAAAACGGGAAAACAATCAGTGAGCAGGCTTTGGAAATGCCTTTGGTACAGCCACAGGACACTGTCAACATTACTGTAGAGCTGCCTTCATTACCGGAGACTTTCGGTACTGAGTATATGATCAGGTTCCATATCAAAACGGCAAAGAAAATAGGGCTTTTGCCTGAAGGTTTCGAGATCGGATGGGATCAGTTTGCACTTCAGCAGTTTGCCAAAGAAGTGGTGGAAGCGCCTCAAGGAAAGCTGGAACTGGAAGAACTGGATGAAACGATTGAGGTTAAAGGAGAAAATTTCTCTCTCTCATTTGATAGAAACAGTGGCAATCTCTCCTCATGGACAGTGGCAGGTAAGGAGTTGTTGGAAACTCCGCTTCGCCCTAATTTCTGGAGAGCGCCAACAGAAAACGATTTGGCTTGGGATATGAGAACTAAGCTGGGCATCTGGAAAAATATTGGAAAAGCGACGCAGGCAACGTCTATCGAGACTGTCAGAAAAGACAACAGCATTGAGCTGAATATCCGTCAGCAGCTGGAAGTCGACAGCTCATCAGTTACGACGGTTTACCATATCTATGCCAATGGAGACCTTGAACTGGATGTACATTTTGACCTTGCAAACCTTCCGATTGTACCGAGAGTAGGACTTTCCATGCAGCTGAAAGGAGAATACGATCAGATGCAGTGGTTGGGTAGAGGACCATTGGAAAGCTATGCGGACAGGAAAGATGGAATGGCAATCGGTCATTATACCTCAACCGTATGGGAGCAGTACTTCCCATATGTAAGACCGCAGGAGAATGGTCAGAAAACGGATGTCAGATGGATAAGCCTGCTCAATAAGCAGCAGCAAGGCATATTGATCGTGGCAGATCAGCCACTGTCAGTGACGGCACAGCATTTTGACCCAAAACAGTTGGAGCATGATGGTATGAGAACCATGTCGCATGGTACGGATGTCAAACCCGAGAACCTGATATATGTCAATATTGACCTGATGCAGATGGGACTGGGAGGAGATACAAGCTGGGGTTGGAGAGCGCAGGCACATCCTGAGTTCAGAATTCCTGCCGCAGCTTACCATTACAGTTTCAGGCTAAGCCCGATTACAGGAACGTTCAATCCTGAGCAACAGACGGTTTATTCATACACAACTTCAAAAGAAAAATAA
- a CDS encoding MGH1-like glycoside hydrolase domain-containing protein produces the protein MKIVSHISFIILSCLMVLQSCTVEKEVKSGVDRYSYKNILNLKSEPDSANDYSISSFSDLGAWHSFALPKDKNLMGGFAGPFVMRQQQSVWISPSLVQLRLMDISKNKPVDLSEGEVLENDFYPGILKQTIKVENLIVKLSLIYADNRSALLKATIENTGGERKFQFGWKGNVFEGNGFMLERDANGIAVHVAKDEYVHVHFSNKGEHIVTDNDHYEYYSNTKSLDKGQVWESSAVISFTLSEDENAKMAKQAVSHIQKTDSLFAANQDRWEHYLTVLHQENGKQALLDIKQYDHLAVKSLLTLMHNWRSAAGGIYHQGIVPSYASVYFQGLWAWDSWKHAVAIAPFEGELAKDQIRAMYDYQNEEGMIADCFFRDSEIEGINWRNTKAPLSGWSIYKVFEATQDTEFLKEMYPKLLKYHEWWYQNRDHNSNGLCEYGSTDGTRIAAAWESGMDNAVRFDSAVIMENTVGAYSINQESIDLNAYLYSEKLYIAEIANVLGENEVAEKFKKEAEALKQLMHQTMYDQADGFYYDIVLENQAQVKVQGPEGWAPLYNNVATDEQAKGIVKVILDSNKFNTLMPFPTLSAADPKFNPEKGYWRGPVWLDQAYFAMKGMQQYGFESEARMMAEKLVNSAEGLTTDEPIRENYHPLTGKGLNASHFSWSAAHLLMMF, from the coding sequence ATGAAAATCGTTTCACACATATCATTTATAATATTAAGCTGTCTGATGGTTTTGCAGTCATGTACTGTAGAGAAAGAAGTAAAGTCAGGGGTAGACAGGTACAGTTATAAGAATATATTAAACCTGAAATCGGAACCGGATTCAGCAAATGATTATAGTATTTCGTCATTTTCTGATTTGGGGGCTTGGCATTCATTTGCCTTGCCAAAGGATAAAAACCTGATGGGAGGTTTTGCAGGACCTTTTGTAATGCGTCAGCAGCAAAGTGTCTGGATAAGCCCAAGTCTGGTGCAGCTTAGGTTGATGGATATTTCAAAAAACAAACCTGTTGATTTGTCAGAAGGAGAGGTATTGGAGAATGATTTTTATCCTGGTATACTGAAGCAGACCATTAAGGTAGAGAATCTGATTGTCAAACTTTCACTGATATATGCTGATAACCGTTCAGCCTTGCTGAAAGCTACAATTGAAAATACAGGTGGAGAAAGAAAGTTCCAGTTTGGATGGAAAGGGAATGTATTTGAAGGCAATGGTTTTATGCTTGAAAGAGATGCCAATGGTATAGCCGTACATGTAGCAAAAGATGAATATGTACATGTTCATTTCTCAAACAAAGGAGAGCATATTGTCACAGACAATGATCATTACGAATATTATAGCAATACTAAGTCGCTTGATAAAGGACAGGTTTGGGAAAGTTCAGCGGTGATTAGTTTTACCTTGTCTGAGGATGAGAATGCTAAAATGGCTAAGCAGGCTGTCTCGCATATCCAAAAGACTGATAGCTTGTTTGCAGCAAATCAGGACCGTTGGGAGCATTACCTGACAGTATTGCATCAGGAAAATGGAAAGCAGGCACTGCTGGATATCAAACAGTATGATCACTTGGCAGTCAAATCACTCCTGACGTTGATGCATAACTGGAGAAGTGCAGCAGGAGGTATCTACCATCAGGGCATTGTCCCTTCTTATGCCTCAGTGTATTTTCAGGGGCTTTGGGCTTGGGATTCTTGGAAGCATGCTGTAGCCATTGCCCCATTCGAGGGAGAACTGGCAAAAGATCAGATTAGGGCAATGTATGATTATCAGAATGAGGAAGGCATGATTGCGGACTGTTTCTTCAGGGATTCAGAAATTGAAGGCATCAACTGGAGAAATACCAAAGCACCGCTTTCAGGATGGTCAATTTACAAGGTTTTTGAAGCTACACAGGATACAGAATTCTTAAAAGAAATGTACCCGAAACTGTTGAAATACCATGAATGGTGGTACCAAAACAGGGATCATAACAGCAATGGATTGTGTGAGTACGGCTCAACAGACGGAACACGCATTGCGGCAGCTTGGGAAAGTGGAATGGACAACGCAGTCCGTTTTGACTCGGCTGTGATCATGGAAAACACAGTTGGCGCTTATTCCATCAATCAGGAATCCATTGACTTGAATGCTTACCTGTACAGCGAGAAGCTGTATATCGCTGAGATTGCTAATGTGTTAGGTGAAAATGAGGTAGCCGAAAAGTTTAAGAAGGAAGCAGAAGCGCTAAAGCAGCTGATGCACCAGACGATGTATGATCAGGCGGATGGCTTCTATTATGATATTGTGCTAGAGAATCAGGCACAGGTAAAAGTTCAAGGACCTGAGGGCTGGGCACCGCTCTATAACAACGTAGCCACAGACGAGCAGGCAAAGGGAATTGTCAAGGTGATTTTGGATTCAAACAAGTTCAACACCCTGATGCCTTTTCCGACGCTGAGTGCGGCAGACCCGAAATTCAATCCAGAAAAAGGCTATTGGAGAGGACCTGTTTGGCTGGATCAGGCATACTTTGCCATGAAAGGAATGCAGCAATACGGCTTTGAAAGTGAGGCTCGAATGATGGCTGAAAAGCTGGTCAACTCCGCTGAAGGCTTGACAACGGATGAACCGATTAGAGAAAACTACCATCCGCTGACTGGCAAGGGACTTAACGCTTCACATTTCAGCTGGAGTGCAGCACATCTACTCATGATGTTCTAA